ACGGTAATGGGTGCCGCCGCCCTGGCCGCAGAACTGAATCGGGACGGATAAGATGTCGAGGGCGGGAACAACTTCAGGGTCGGAACATGCGGCTTCCGCTGCGCGAACTGTCGCCGTAATCGATGTAGGGTCGTCGGCGATCCGGATGGAGATCGCAGAAATCGCGCCTGACGGCGCCATCCGCACCCTCGATGCCCTCCAACAGCCTGTTCATTTGGGCCGAGATACCTTCACGACGGGGCGCATCCAATCGACCACAATTGAGGAATGCGTGAAAATTCTGAAAGGCTTCCGGCGCGTGATGGAGGAGTATGGCGTGGTCGAACCCGCGAATATCCGCGCTGTGGCAACCAGCTCGGTCCGGGAAGCCGCGAATCGGGAAACCTTTCTCGATCGCGTGTACATGGCCACCCAGATCAATGTCCGCGCGATCGACGAGGCGGAAGAAACGCGGCTGACCTACATGGCGGTGCAGGAACTGCTCGAACAAGAGCCCGCACTGAAACGCGAAGACGCCCTCGTGGTGGAGGTGGGCGGAGGCGATACGGAATTGCTCGTCATTCAGGGCGGTTTCGTATCCTACTCCAACACATTCCGGCTCGGCACTCTTCGGCTCCTAGAGACCTTTGGTTCGCAGCAGACATCCCCCCAGCGCGCGCTCGCAGTGATGCTCAAACAAATTCAATTGATCGTAGACCAAATTCGGCGGAGCGTACCGGTGGAACGCGTTCCCCGGCTCGTGGCGCTGTCCGGTGACGCGCGCTTCGCCGCATCCTGCCTGGTGCCGGATTGGACGCAGCTCCGATATGCCCGGCTCGACCCCAAAACCTTTGCGGCCTTCGCGCGAAAAATCGCAACACAATCCGCCGACGACCTCGTTCGCTCCTACCGCCTCAATTATGCCGAGGCGGAGGTCCTGGGTTCCGCGCTGATGTCGTTTGCTCAGCTTGCACGCGCCTTCAACGTCGACGAACTGATCGTGCCCAAAACCAGCCTGCGCCACGGATTATTGAAGGAGATCATTGGAGGCGGCGCCTGGACGAAAGAATTCATGGAGCAGGTTGAACACTCGGCGATCGCGCTCGGAACCAAATATGCGTTCGATGAGCGCCATGCACGGCAGGTCGCGGACCTTTCCGTCAGGCTGTTCCGCGCGCTGCAGGGAGAGCACATGCTTCCGGCGAAGTATGAGCTGATTCTTCGGGTTGCGGCGCTGCTGCACGAAATCGGCCTCTTCGTCAACAATCGCAGCCACCACAAGCACTCGATGTATTTGATCATGAACAGCGATCTGTTCGGATTGTCGCATGAAGATATGCTACTGATCGCGATGGTCGCCAGATACCACCGCCGCGCTGCTCCTCAACCCTACCACGAGGGCTACTCTTCGCTGAGCCGGGACGCCCGGCTGGCCGTCAGCAAATTGGCGGCGATCTTGCGGGTGGCGGATGCGCTGGACCGGAACCATATGCAGCAGGTGCGAGACGTACGATTCACCCGAGAAAACGGGCAGTTCATCGTCTGGGTGCGCGACGTCGAGGATCTCTCGATCGAGCGGCTGGCGCTGAAGGAAAAAGGTTCGCTCTTTGAGGACATCTACGGTCTGTCCGTCGCTTTCCGCACGGAAATTACAGCCGAAGGAATCGCCGCCGATGTCTGATCCCCTGCTCGTCGCCCCCCTCCCTTCAGCCGAGCCCAGGCTGTTCAACCGCGAGTTGAGTTGGCTGGCCTTCAATTATCGCGTTCTTGAAGAGGCCTTGGATGAGACGAATCCACTTCTGGAGAGGTTAAAGTTTCTTTCCATCGTTTCCTCCAACCTCGACGAATTTTTCATGGTTCGCGTCGGCGGCCTGCAGATGTTGCGCGCAGAAGGACGGCGCGAACGGGATGCGGCCGGGCTCGATCCTGAACAGCAGTTGTCGGAAATCAGCCGTCGGACACATGAAATGGTTGCCGCGCAATACGCCTGTTTGCTGGAGAAGGTCCTCCCCGGACTGGCAGCCGCCGGCATCCGTTACCATCGCGTGCAGGATCTCCCGGCCCATCTGATCGAACACCTGGAGCAGGTGTTTAACCATGAAATCTTTCCGGTACTCAGCCCCGTCGCTATCGAGTCGCCAGAGGATCCGCCCCTGATTCCCGGCCTCACCCTTCATCTGGCTGTTCGATTGAAATCGCCGGATTCTTTGGAGCGAAAACCTCGCTTCGCAGTTGTCACGCTGTCCAAAAAACTCGGGCGCTTCCCAACGCTCCCCATCGAAGAAGGTCACAATTACGCCCTTCTGGAAGATCTGGTGACCTTCTTCATCGAGCGGTTGTTCCCTGGCGAGACGGTGCGGGAATGTGTTCCATTCCGCGTAACGCGGAATGCGGACATGAGCGTTCGAGAGGACCTCGCGGCTGACCTGCTGGCGGAGATGAAGGATGTGCTTCAGCAGCGTCGCAACAG
The genomic region above belongs to Kiritimatiellia bacterium and contains:
- a CDS encoding Ppx/GppA family phosphatase, with the translated sequence MSRAGTTSGSEHAASAARTVAVIDVGSSAIRMEIAEIAPDGAIRTLDALQQPVHLGRDTFTTGRIQSTTIEECVKILKGFRRVMEEYGVVEPANIRAVATSSVREAANRETFLDRVYMATQINVRAIDEAEETRLTYMAVQELLEQEPALKREDALVVEVGGGDTELLVIQGGFVSYSNTFRLGTLRLLETFGSQQTSPQRALAVMLKQIQLIVDQIRRSVPVERVPRLVALSGDARFAASCLVPDWTQLRYARLDPKTFAAFARKIATQSADDLVRSYRLNYAEAEVLGSALMSFAQLARAFNVDELIVPKTSLRHGLLKEIIGGGAWTKEFMEQVEHSAIALGTKYAFDERHARQVADLSVRLFRALQGEHMLPAKYELILRVAALLHEIGLFVNNRSHHKHSMYLIMNSDLFGLSHEDMLLIAMVARYHRRAAPQPYHEGYSSLSRDARLAVSKLAAILRVADALDRNHMQQVRDVRFTRENGQFIVWVRDVEDLSIERLALKEKGSLFEDIYGLSVAFRTEITAEGIAADV